A genomic window from Leptospira andrefontaineae includes:
- a CDS encoding acyl-CoA thioesterase: MSSNDSEFYHTLRVRYSEIDAQAVVFNAHYLTYFDTALNEYMRFLKYDYKGELEKNGLDFVVTRSLIEYKSPARFDEELKIYVKAGEIKPASILWNIQVRKVSDDTLICNGELTWAFLLLESRKPAKLPEVFKNLGSKV, encoded by the coding sequence ATGAGCTCAAACGATTCGGAATTCTATCATACTTTAAGAGTTCGTTATTCCGAGATTGATGCACAAGCAGTAGTATTCAACGCACATTATCTTACGTACTTCGACACTGCTCTAAATGAGTACATGAGGTTTCTAAAGTACGATTACAAAGGTGAATTAGAGAAGAATGGTTTGGACTTTGTAGTCACTCGTTCTCTGATCGAATACAAATCACCCGCAAGGTTTGATGAAGAACTGAAAATTTATGTGAAAGCAGGGGAGATCAAACCGGCTAGCATTCTTTGGAATATTCAGGTTAGAAAAGTATCAGACGATACTTTAATTTGTAATGGGGAATTGACTTGGGCGTTTTTATTATTAGAATCTAGAAAGCCTGCAAAACTTCCAGAAGTGTTTAAGAACCTAGGATCAAAGGTCTGA
- a CDS encoding ParA family protein gives MGKIVSISNQKGGVGKTTTSINLAANLAAIGKKVLIVDFDPQGNSGSGLGFEINTLQNTSYELLIGESSAAECIKRTDIENLHIIPSNINLSGAEADLLGEENREYRLKDAIGHLRTEYDYILIDCPPSLGVLTINALSAADSVMITLQTEYFALEGLTQLMKIISLVQEKLNPSLELEGVLLTMFDKRTNLAQQVAEDVKSYFKEKVYTTVIPRNIKLSEAPSFGKSILSYDPDGIGAQSYRSLALEVAGKN, from the coding sequence ATGGGAAAGATCGTATCCATAAGTAATCAAAAAGGCGGCGTAGGAAAGACTACTACCTCCATCAATCTTGCGGCAAATCTAGCTGCGATCGGTAAAAAAGTTCTGATCGTAGATTTTGATCCACAAGGTAACTCGGGATCCGGTTTAGGATTCGAGATAAACACTCTCCAAAATACTTCTTATGAACTTTTGATCGGAGAATCTTCCGCTGCAGAATGTATCAAAAGAACTGATATCGAAAATCTTCATATCATTCCTTCTAATATCAATTTGTCCGGAGCAGAAGCTGACTTATTGGGCGAGGAAAATCGTGAGTATCGTTTAAAAGATGCGATCGGTCATTTGAGAACCGAGTATGATTATATACTGATCGATTGTCCTCCTTCTCTTGGTGTTCTTACTATCAATGCATTGTCTGCGGCCGACAGTGTGATGATCACTCTTCAAACTGAATACTTCGCTTTGGAAGGGCTGACTCAGCTTATGAAGATCATTTCTCTGGTTCAGGAAAAATTAAATCCTTCTCTAGAGCTTGAAGGTGTACTTCTGACAATGTTCGATAAGAGAACCAATCTTGCACAACAAGTGGCAGAGGATGTTAAGTCTTATTTTAAAGAAAAAGTATATACTACTGTTATTCCTAGAAACATCAAACTTTCGGAAGCTCCGTCTTTCGGTAAGTCTATTCTTTCGTATGATCCGGATGGGATCGGTGCTCAAAGTTATAGAAGTCTAGCATTAGAAGTAGCCGGTAAAAATTAA
- a CDS encoding TatD family hydrolase, which produces MYSIIDTHCHLDIIQEQGQDIAESLKKAKESGIKKIVQIGIDLESSIRAKGLSEKFSDEEIEIFYSIGCHPTETHEFPKKEEILTLVKENVTDKKLSAIGEIGLDYYHDASTKAYQADVLHAFLEASSQYSLPVVIHSRDAAEDTVSILKDHRDKAFGVIHCFTYDYPTAKKLVDLGYYISFSGIVAFKNARDIQEAAEKLPLESMLIETDAPFLAPPPFRGKRNEPSYTKFVLEKMFSLRKESNAQVEKTLYNNSLKFTQRKAYHHD; this is translated from the coding sequence ATGTACTCCATCATCGACACTCACTGCCACTTAGATATAATACAAGAGCAAGGGCAGGATATTGCAGAATCTCTAAAAAAAGCAAAAGAATCAGGTATAAAAAAGATCGTCCAGATCGGTATCGACCTTGAGAGTTCAATTAGAGCGAAAGGTTTATCTGAAAAATTTTCAGATGAAGAGATAGAAATATTTTATTCGATCGGATGCCATCCAACTGAGACTCACGAATTTCCAAAAAAAGAAGAAATTTTGACACTAGTCAAAGAAAACGTGACGGATAAAAAGTTATCCGCAATTGGAGAGATCGGATTAGATTATTATCACGATGCTTCAACTAAGGCGTATCAGGCGGACGTGTTACATGCTTTCCTAGAAGCTTCTTCTCAGTATTCTCTTCCTGTAGTGATCCATTCAAGAGATGCGGCAGAAGATACAGTTTCTATTTTAAAAGACCATAGGGACAAAGCATTTGGAGTTATCCATTGTTTTACTTATGATTATCCAACGGCGAAGAAGTTAGTGGATCTAGGATATTATATTTCTTTTTCGGGAATTGTTGCTTTTAAGAATGCAAGAGATATCCAAGAAGCAGCCGAAAAACTTCCCTTAGAAAGTATGTTGATCGAAACGGATGCACCGTTCCTTGCTCCACCTCCATTTAGAGGAAAAAGGAACGAACCTTCTTATACTAAATTCGTTTTAGAGAAGATGTTCTCACTTAGAAAAGAATCCAATGCCCAGGTAGAAAAAACTTTGTATAATAATTCCTTAAAATTCACGCAAAGGAAGGCGTATCATCATGATTGA
- a CDS encoding YaaR family protein: MKIQSQQKDPRTESRKKRDFGLSLSSSIYQPVPSSVSDSQIPDSKSEFFDLVEHLLPYNQERTRDLNSLLRDLPDAERNFLKSPTYANLEVYKRIVQGILKEVLDRNTSLETLRTRARGGSEKVYQVVQIVDDKIQTLADFIIHPENSTFDLMKRMEDIRGLLVDLMN, encoded by the coding sequence TTGAAGATCCAATCTCAACAAAAAGACCCTCGCACAGAATCACGTAAAAAAAGAGACTTCGGACTTTCTCTAAGTTCTTCTATATACCAACCTGTTCCCAGCTCAGTATCCGATTCCCAGATCCCAGATTCTAAAAGTGAATTTTTCGATTTAGTAGAACATCTACTTCCATATAATCAGGAAAGAACAAGAGATCTAAATTCTTTATTGAGAGATCTTCCTGATGCAGAGAGAAACTTTCTAAAATCTCCCACATATGCAAATTTAGAAGTTTATAAAAGGATCGTTCAAGGAATCTTAAAAGAAGTCCTCGATAGAAATACAAGTTTAGAAACCTTGCGTACTAGAGCTAGAGGTGGATCCGAGAAAGTTTACCAAGTAGTTCAGATAGTAGATGATAAGATCCAAACTTTAGCGGACTTTATCATTCATCCCGAAAACTCTACTTTTGATCTAATGAAAAGAATGGAAGATATACGCGGTCTATTAGTGGATCTGATGAATTAA
- a CDS encoding ParB/RepB/Spo0J family partition protein: protein MSASAKPKALGRGLGNLIPVSEEKSFKEAGGEGSLKEVKLSEIRPNPDQPRRTFNEESLRELAETIKAHGVIQPIVVKDTGSGYEIISGERRYRACKIAGFIKIPVVVKKANVQQTLEMALIENIQRENLNPIEEALAYKTLSEKSGLKITDIASRVGKNRATVSNLIRLLQLPDSVMDLVKNGRISEGHARPLLSIADRKKSEQLAYQIAEKGLTVRQVEDIVANLTEEAPVREKKKSKRKEVDIVELENKFRKKYSMKVDITHNSSSGKGKLSIAYPSLDALQKVLDALGL from the coding sequence ATGAGTGCTAGCGCAAAACCGAAAGCATTAGGTAGGGGACTCGGGAATTTAATTCCCGTTTCGGAGGAAAAATCTTTCAAGGAAGCAGGTGGAGAAGGTTCACTCAAAGAGGTAAAACTTTCTGAGATCCGTCCGAATCCTGACCAACCAAGAAGAACCTTTAATGAAGAATCTTTGCGTGAACTTGCCGAGACTATTAAGGCTCATGGAGTCATCCAACCGATCGTAGTCAAGGACACTGGTTCCGGATATGAGATCATTTCCGGTGAAAGAAGATACCGCGCATGTAAAATTGCTGGCTTCATCAAAATCCCAGTCGTAGTTAAAAAAGCAAATGTACAACAAACTTTGGAAATGGCTCTTATCGAAAATATCCAAAGAGAAAATCTAAATCCGATAGAAGAGGCCTTAGCTTATAAAACTCTTTCTGAAAAATCCGGATTAAAGATTACTGATATTGCTTCTCGTGTAGGTAAGAATAGAGCAACTGTTTCCAACTTGATCCGTCTTTTACAATTACCGGATTCAGTTATGGATTTGGTTAAAAATGGCAGAATATCTGAAGGTCATGCAAGACCGCTCTTGTCTATCGCGGATCGTAAAAAATCGGAACAACTTGCTTATCAAATTGCGGAGAAAGGTTTAACTGTTCGTCAGGTCGAAGATATAGTTGCGAATCTGACCGAAGAAGCTCCAGTCAGAGAGAAGAAAAAGTCCAAACGTAAAGAAGTGGATATTGTAGAACTTGAAAACAAGTTCCGTAAAAAGTATTCTATGAAAGTAGATATCACTCATAATTCTTCTTCTGGAAAAGGAAAACTCAGCATTGCTTATCCAAGCTTGGATGCTTTGCAAAAAGTTTTAGATGCTTTAGGCTTATAA
- a CDS encoding M23 family metallopeptidase: MNLKSYLALLYYRLRYKYQDLKLKLDIKIANWNKKGKERLTVMVIPHSEQKTINFHISYRAITIFIGTILVLLLISSINVLSHSGSIHQLTELNLSNQDFIRQSAKMKEEINGLHEHVEYYHNHVGALYGRLTGDNSKVAKGIGGAEKLSFGSDKNLAPGAEVFRLKEDVHNLKVANELTQEIISILKKRKNLIRQTPSIWPVKGYVLYPYGEYLNPVTARRDFNNGLDIGAFPGSEVVATAPGTVYEIGYTRNTGYFVKVAHKFGWKTIYSNLDRVKVKANQQISKSEVLGFVGKSENSPQYSLHYEIHVGTRAIDPFAFLNQIQD; this comes from the coding sequence TTGAATCTTAAATCCTATCTTGCACTACTTTATTATAGGCTCAGATATAAATACCAAGATCTGAAGCTTAAGCTAGATATCAAAATAGCAAATTGGAACAAGAAGGGTAAAGAACGTCTCACCGTTATGGTGATCCCACACTCCGAACAAAAAACGATCAACTTTCATATCTCTTACAGAGCGATCACTATCTTCATCGGGACAATTCTGGTCCTTCTTCTTATCAGCTCTATTAACGTGCTCAGTCACTCAGGATCTATTCACCAACTTACTGAGTTGAACTTATCCAACCAAGACTTCATTCGTCAGTCCGCAAAAATGAAAGAGGAGATCAACGGTCTTCATGAACACGTTGAGTATTATCACAATCATGTGGGGGCTCTTTACGGAAGACTGACCGGTGATAATTCCAAAGTTGCAAAAGGGATTGGGGGAGCGGAAAAACTTTCTTTCGGTTCCGACAAAAACTTAGCACCCGGTGCAGAAGTTTTCCGACTGAAAGAAGATGTTCATAATCTTAAAGTAGCGAACGAACTTACTCAAGAAATCATTAGTATATTAAAAAAACGTAAAAATCTAATCCGCCAAACTCCATCCATTTGGCCGGTAAAAGGATATGTTCTTTATCCTTATGGAGAATATCTGAATCCAGTTACCGCTCGTAGAGACTTTAACAATGGATTGGATATCGGCGCTTTCCCTGGATCCGAAGTAGTTGCTACCGCTCCCGGTACTGTTTATGAGATTGGATACACACGCAACACTGGATACTTTGTGAAAGTAGCTCACAAGTTCGGTTGGAAAACGATTTACTCTAATCTGGATCGTGTAAAAGTGAAAGCGAACCAGCAAATTTCCAAAAGCGAAGTATTAGGTTTCGTTGGAAAATCGGAAAACAGTCCTCAGTACAGTCTTCATTATGAAATTCATGTGGGTACCAGAGCGATCGATCCTTTTGCATTCTTGAACCAGATCCAAGACTGA
- a CDS encoding YbaB/EbfC family nucleoid-associated protein, protein MFENLKNASEIFSKMGEMRGKMEEIKKRISNLRVMGDAGAGMVQVTSTGDGAIVDVKINRTLFDSEDNKMLEDLVMAATNDAIQKAKQAAEYELKSITGGLDLSEISKLFGGNLG, encoded by the coding sequence ATGTTTGAAAATTTAAAAAACGCATCCGAAATTTTTTCCAAGATGGGAGAAATGCGCGGCAAAATGGAAGAGATCAAAAAGAGGATCTCCAACCTACGAGTAATGGGTGACGCGGGTGCCGGAATGGTACAGGTCACATCTACCGGCGACGGAGCAATCGTAGATGTAAAGATCAACCGTACATTATTCGATTCGGAAGATAATAAAATGTTAGAAGATCTAGTTATGGCCGCAACTAACGATGCTATCCAAAAAGCAAAACAAGCGGCTGAGTATGAATTAAAATCGATCACCGGCGGATTAGATCTTTCTGAAATTTCTAAATTATTCGGCGGCAACCTTGGCTGA
- a CDS encoding OmpA family protein — MASIIHTQTSCFFKIVTVLLCYFIFAGFSVSGAEDSTKGKVAPLKGEINTSLNEFGISLSEDGNTLYYYSKRRNSNYSDLFKSVKTKDGWSGGVEVSELNSQFDDQSPFIIENEKAIIFSSNRDGSIEFKLSSGKIGVSRDLYFATLKNGSWDKATRLPQEVNTPAIEENPFLAGSYLFFTRYPFGKVAESDIYISEYKDGSWRKAIRMESPVNTEHAEIAATLSRDSKYLYFSSNRPGGYGGLDIYKVEIKEDGTFSAAVNLGPVINSPGDEAFYTETPDGKNAYFCRLEKEGGNYDIYEFSVNEWEELKKNKKLSLESIHFRTGSFEIEEESFEILDRLVAFLNENPSIKLKITGHTDLHGDPNDNLELSRNRAAAVKDYLVKKGISTGRFSTDGKGSKEPIYPEKNPETDRKNRRTEFQILE, encoded by the coding sequence ATGGCTTCCATAATCCATACTCAGACTTCTTGTTTTTTCAAGATTGTTACCGTATTACTTTGCTATTTCATCTTTGCGGGATTTTCCGTATCCGGTGCAGAGGATTCTACTAAAGGAAAAGTTGCTCCTTTAAAAGGAGAGATTAACACTTCTTTGAATGAATTTGGGATCAGTCTTTCGGAAGACGGAAATACTTTATATTATTATTCCAAACGTAGGAATTCCAACTACTCGGATCTTTTCAAATCGGTAAAAACAAAAGATGGCTGGAGTGGTGGTGTAGAAGTTTCCGAATTGAATTCACAATTCGATGATCAAAGTCCTTTCATTATTGAAAATGAGAAGGCGATTATCTTTTCATCTAACCGAGATGGAAGTATAGAATTCAAATTGAGCAGTGGTAAGATCGGCGTTTCAAGAGATCTATATTTTGCGACATTAAAAAATGGAAGTTGGGATAAAGCCACTAGACTTCCTCAAGAAGTAAATACTCCTGCAATTGAAGAGAATCCTTTTTTAGCAGGAAGTTATCTATTCTTCACTCGCTATCCATTCGGAAAAGTTGCTGAGTCGGACATTTATATTTCCGAATATAAAGATGGCTCCTGGCGAAAAGCAATTCGTATGGAAAGTCCCGTGAATACGGAACATGCGGAAATCGCTGCTACTTTGAGTAGAGATAGTAAGTATTTATATTTTTCTTCGAATCGTCCAGGCGGTTATGGTGGTTTAGATATTTATAAAGTAGAAATTAAGGAAGACGGAACCTTCTCCGCTGCCGTTAATCTCGGGCCTGTAATAAATTCTCCCGGCGACGAAGCCTTCTATACGGAAACTCCTGACGGCAAGAATGCGTACTTTTGTAGGTTGGAGAAAGAAGGTGGAAATTATGATATCTACGAATTTTCCGTGAATGAATGGGAAGAACTGAAGAAGAATAAAAAGCTCTCTTTGGAATCGATTCATTTTAGGACCGGCTCTTTCGAGATCGAAGAAGAGTCTTTTGAAATTTTGGACAGACTGGTCGCTTTCTTAAATGAAAACCCTTCTATAAAACTGAAAATCACAGGTCATACTGATTTGCATGGGGATCCGAACGATAATTTGGAATTAAGTCGCAATCGAGCTGCGGCAGTGAAGGATTATCTGGTGAAAAAAGGAATTTCTACGGGTCGTTTTAGCACGGACGGAAAGGGAAGTAAAGAGCCGATTTATCCGGAAAAAAACCCTGAAACAGACCGCAAAAATCGAAGAACCGAATTTCAAATTTTAGAATAG
- a CDS encoding RsmG family class I SAM-dependent methyltransferase, with amino-acid sequence MTETETIHPDFSHDPDGIQAAVKYRFPKDAEQILPLFDWELVSLFLSFLKEKNQAGGFFSKRDTNEILDRHVLESIFHIYKIQSILGSFNKMKVGDAGTGPGIPGFFFRCLIEKERPKLVLLDSQRRKLSHTETFVKENKISGVDFLFARAEDWKTDWNLGVSRGFVPYPWSAEVLSRCIIKEGYYVPFIGKDEFDAEIEKKILTDSGFEVTKTVFLPELEFLGMRHIKFLKKVGSTRQGIPRAWKLLEKESKEFYGKDRIHK; translated from the coding sequence ATGACAGAAACAGAGACAATCCATCCGGACTTTAGTCACGATCCGGATGGGATCCAAGCCGCGGTAAAATATAGATTCCCAAAAGACGCAGAGCAGATTCTTCCCTTATTTGATTGGGAACTTGTCTCTTTATTTTTATCCTTCCTAAAAGAAAAGAACCAAGCAGGCGGATTTTTCTCCAAAAGAGATACGAACGAGATCTTAGATCGCCACGTCCTCGAATCAATCTTTCATATTTATAAGATCCAAAGTATACTTGGATCGTTTAACAAGATGAAGGTGGGAGACGCAGGCACAGGGCCCGGCATACCAGGCTTCTTCTTTCGTTGTTTAATCGAGAAGGAAAGACCTAAGCTAGTTCTATTAGATTCACAAAGAAGAAAACTTTCTCACACGGAAACATTCGTAAAAGAAAACAAGATCTCAGGTGTGGATTTCCTTTTTGCAAGGGCGGAGGACTGGAAAACTGACTGGAATTTAGGTGTTTCTAGGGGATTTGTGCCCTATCCTTGGAGTGCAGAAGTCTTAAGTAGGTGCATTATAAAAGAAGGATATTATGTCCCATTCATTGGGAAAGACGAGTTTGATGCAGAGATCGAAAAGAAGATCTTAACTGATAGTGGCTTTGAAGTTACTAAGACTGTATTTTTGCCTGAACTTGAATTTTTAGGCATGCGACATATTAAATTCTTGAAAAAGGTCGGATCGACAAGGCAAGGTATCCCTAGGGCTTGGAAGCTTCTCGAAAAGGAGAGCAAAGAATTCTATGGGAAAGATCGTATCCATAAGTAA
- a CDS encoding transporter substrate-binding domain-containing protein: MKMRKQFQSAFLSAIVLFSLDIYSQTKAMPSRLDSILSKKELVVGVNRVYEPFYIQDPKEGFPGFDMELAKLYADYLGVALKVKPLKTFRQFSDEIAAGTIDIAMAGMSTDLSRGKTVTFSDPYLLTTPAGLVNKRSLPPEPEGSIVTTRTFKSLEDLAVLNALSFSVRSNTTNHNYLLRRFGKNQIYSYLSDSIAIDALTKGNVICYVADSLYILSLLQKQPSLKASYVALVNPVMDEYISAALPLNDLVFADNFNFFIKELKRTGVIEGLRSKYFLGSGWVK, translated from the coding sequence ATGAAAATGCGGAAGCAGTTTCAGTCGGCATTTCTTTCGGCCATTGTCCTTTTCTCTCTAGACATATATTCTCAAACCAAGGCCATGCCTTCTCGATTGGACTCTATCCTTTCTAAGAAAGAATTGGTGGTCGGGGTTAATAGAGTTTACGAACCATTTTATATCCAAGATCCTAAGGAAGGTTTTCCCGGTTTCGATATGGAACTTGCAAAACTCTATGCGGATTATTTGGGAGTTGCACTCAAAGTAAAACCTCTCAAAACTTTCCGTCAATTTTCGGATGAGATCGCAGCTGGCACGATTGATATTGCGATGGCAGGAATGTCTACGGATCTAAGCCGGGGAAAGACAGTTACTTTTTCTGATCCTTATCTTCTTACAACTCCTGCCGGTCTTGTTAATAAACGTTCTCTTCCTCCCGAGCCGGAAGGGAGTATAGTTACTACTAGGACTTTTAAATCATTGGAAGACTTGGCAGTTCTAAATGCTCTTTCCTTCTCTGTCCGATCTAATACTACGAATCACAATTATCTTTTGAGAAGGTTCGGTAAGAACCAAATTTACAGTTATCTTTCGGATTCTATCGCGATAGATGCATTAACAAAAGGGAATGTGATTTGTTATGTTGCCGATAGTTTATATATTCTATCCTTATTACAGAAACAACCCAGTCTAAAAGCGAGCTATGTGGCTCTTGTGAATCCGGTCATGGATGAGTATATAAGCGCTGCTTTACCGTTGAATGACCTAGTCTTTGCAGATAATTTTAATTTCTTTATCAAAGAATTGAAAAGGACAGGAGTTATAGAAGGTCTTCGTTCTAAATATTTTCTTGGAAGCGGTTGGGTAAAGTAA
- the serS gene encoding serine--tRNA ligase, which yields MIDLKYITDNTEELKSNLELRGFKDLAVLDQLADIIQKRKVLQKEADVFREERNKASKEIGKVKQAGGDIAAASAAVKEIGDKIKKIEDDLESLESKLMEINLGLPNILDKDVPVGKNEHDNKVLYEVGEVRDYKFTPKPHFELGEALGWFNFEKGTKLAGARAYTYFGLGAKLERALANLMLETHTSEHGYTEVWVPVMVNDECMTTTGQYPKFKDEYYRLERDELNLIPTAEVPLTNLYRDEIIPEGSLPISITAHTSCFRREAGSYGKDTRGLVRVHQFQKVELVKFARPEDSEEEHKKMLSHAENILKKLGIRYRVMLLCSGDISAASSKTYDIEVWMPGLNRWMEISSVSNFKDFQARRGKIRYKSKEGKNQLVHTLNGSGLAIGRTLAAVIETYQKEDGTIEFPEALKKYL from the coding sequence ATGATTGATCTTAAATATATTACCGATAACACTGAAGAATTAAAATCTAATCTAGAGCTAAGAGGTTTTAAAGACCTCGCTGTCTTGGATCAGCTTGCCGACATCATCCAAAAGAGAAAAGTTCTCCAAAAGGAAGCAGATGTATTCCGTGAAGAGAGGAATAAGGCGAGTAAGGAGATAGGAAAAGTTAAACAGGCGGGCGGAGATATCGCCGCTGCTTCTGCTGCAGTAAAAGAGATCGGAGATAAGATAAAAAAGATAGAAGACGATCTGGAATCTCTGGAATCCAAGCTGATGGAAATCAATTTAGGTCTTCCTAATATTCTAGACAAAGATGTTCCGGTAGGCAAGAACGAGCACGACAATAAAGTTTTGTATGAAGTTGGAGAAGTCCGGGATTACAAGTTTACTCCAAAACCTCACTTCGAATTAGGAGAGGCATTAGGTTGGTTCAATTTCGAGAAGGGAACGAAACTCGCTGGAGCTAGAGCTTACACTTATTTTGGCCTAGGTGCTAAATTAGAAAGAGCACTTGCAAATCTCATGCTCGAGACTCACACTAGTGAGCACGGTTATACTGAAGTTTGGGTACCAGTTATGGTAAACGACGAATGTATGACTACTACAGGACAGTATCCTAAATTTAAGGATGAATACTATAGATTAGAAAGAGATGAACTCAATCTAATCCCAACCGCAGAGGTTCCTTTAACGAATTTATATAGAGACGAAATCATTCCAGAAGGTTCTCTACCTATATCTATCACTGCTCATACTTCTTGTTTCAGAAGAGAAGCTGGTTCCTATGGAAAGGATACTAGGGGTTTGGTTCGGGTTCATCAATTCCAAAAAGTGGAACTTGTGAAGTTTGCTCGCCCGGAAGACTCCGAAGAAGAGCATAAAAAAATGCTCTCTCATGCTGAGAATATCCTGAAAAAATTAGGGATCCGATACAGAGTGATGTTATTATGTAGCGGGGATATTTCGGCTGCTTCTTCCAAAACGTATGATATAGAAGTTTGGATGCCTGGTTTAAATCGTTGGATGGAAATTTCTTCCGTTTCCAACTTCAAAGATTTTCAAGCAAGACGTGGTAAGATACGTTACAAATCGAAAGAAGGTAAAAATCAATTGGTTCATACGCTGAACGGCTCTGGTTTAGCGATCGGAAGGACTTTGGCTGCCGTCATAGAAACTTACCAAAAGGAAGATGGAACTATCGAGTTCCCGGAAGCTTTAAAAAAATATCTCTGA
- the recR gene encoding recombination mediator RecR produces the protein MAEHLIEGMVNALSSLPGIGRKSAYRISFHLLRQDPAVFNGFVQSLSEVKGRIRFCSRCGSYSEEEICDLCLSEKRDSHTVCVVEQPEDVFFIENTGEFKGRYHVLNGVISPLEGVGPQDLRIRELLNRIEPEDLKEVLVATNPTLEGDATADYLNHQLKNFNVTVTRIAYGITVGGSIELADQYTLGRAIRSRLKL, from the coding sequence TTGGCTGAACATTTAATCGAAGGAATGGTAAATGCACTTTCTTCTCTTCCCGGGATTGGAAGAAAGAGTGCATATCGGATCAGTTTTCATTTATTGAGACAAGACCCCGCAGTTTTTAACGGATTCGTCCAAAGTTTATCAGAAGTAAAAGGAAGGATCCGTTTCTGTTCTCGATGTGGTTCCTATTCTGAAGAAGAGATTTGCGATCTTTGCCTTTCCGAAAAAAGGGACAGCCATACGGTTTGTGTTGTAGAACAACCGGAAGACGTATTCTTTATAGAGAACACGGGCGAATTTAAGGGAAGATACCATGTTCTCAATGGAGTCATTTCTCCTTTGGAAGGTGTAGGACCACAAGATCTGCGTATCAGAGAACTTTTAAATAGAATAGAACCAGAAGATCTAAAAGAAGTTTTAGTAGCAACCAACCCCACATTAGAAGGGGATGCAACAGCGGACTATCTAAACCATCAATTAAAGAATTTTAATGTGACTGTTACTAGGATAGCTTACGGTATTACGGTGGGTGGCTCTATTGAACTTGCTGATCAATACACCTTAGGAAGAGCAATCCGCTCTCGACTTAAACTTTAG
- a CDS encoding bactofilin family protein, producing MAHTEEQLAVNSIIGEGAEFSGDFKLSGLLRIDGIFRGTIKTDGKVLIGKTGIVDTDIKARIVVAGGEINGNIFASERVTLLASCRMKGDIITPKVVMEEGVQFEGNCKINPTTH from the coding sequence ATGGCCCATACAGAAGAGCAATTAGCAGTAAATAGCATCATCGGCGAAGGCGCCGAATTCAGCGGAGACTTCAAACTTTCCGGACTTCTACGTATTGACGGTATTTTTAGGGGAACTATAAAAACCGACGGAAAAGTCCTAATCGGAAAGACCGGAATCGTCGATACGGATATTAAAGCTCGTATTGTCGTTGCCGGCGGTGAAATTAATGGGAATATATTCGCGTCGGAACGAGTGACTCTACTTGCAAGCTGCCGTATGAAAGGTGATATCATCACTCCGAAGGTAGTTATGGAAGAGGGAGTACAATTCGAGGGAAATTGTAAGATTAACCCGACCACTCATTGA